From a region of the Fusarium verticillioides 7600 chromosome 9, whole genome shotgun sequence genome:
- a CDS encoding L-lactate dehydrogenase (cytochrome) codes for MASPSADVLGYEKSIFDAGLHFARPAFTFQTSQWEPLAKETLSATSWGYIHGNCGSGSTYRNNLTAFSRWSIVPNRLVPSHRDENGNEQFSDTSTTVLGQKLPFPLAIAPIGVQKIFNPEGEAATARAAASLGVPYTLSTASSTSIEDVAAANGKDAPRWFQLYWPSREHDDITISMLNRAKASGYTALFVTLDTYVLGWRPSDLDNGYNPFIHPDHIGVEIGLTDPVFQKKFKEKHGYDITDAASGVYQAAQGGSAGASLGDAAREWAKIVFPGHSHSWEDVEFLKKHWDGPIVLKGIQSVHDAKKCVEVGVQGIVVSNHGGRQQDGGASSLGMLPRIVDAVGDKLDIFFDSGIRCGADIMKAIALGAKCVLVGRPYAYGLALGGEDGVRHVLRALCGDLTMNMHLAGLRDIGEVNRDILVKESDLV; via the coding sequence ATGGCTTCTCCAAGCGCTGACGTTCTCGGTTACGAGAAATCTATCTTTGACGCTGGTCTTCACTTTGCTCGTCCGGCGTTTACTTTCCAAACCTCGCAATGGGAGCCTTTGGCTAAAGAAACACTCTCGGCAACTTCTTGGGGCTACATCCACGGAAATTGCGGTAGTGGCTCAACATACAGGAACAACTTGACTGCTTTTTCCCGCTGGTCCATCGTCCCAAATCGTCTTGTGCCGAGTCACAgggatgagaatggcaatgAGCAGTTCTCTGATACTTCTACTACAGTTCTTGGCCAGAAGCTTCCCTTCCCACTGGCTATTGCACCAATTGGAGTTCagaagatcttcaacccTGAAGGTGAAGCCGCTACTGCTCGAGCTGCTGCATCTCTTGGAGTCCCGTACACGCTAAGCACAGCTTCAAGCACCAGTattgaagatgttgcagcAGCGAATGGAAAGGATGCACCTCGATGGTTTCAGCTCTATTGGCCAAGCCGTGAACACGACGACATCACTATCTCAATGCTCAACCGCGCCAAAGCATCCGGCTACACGGCTCTCTTCGTCACTCTTGACACATACGTCCTTGGCTGGCGTCCGAGCGATTTAGACAACGGCTACAACCCCTTCATCCACCCAGACCACATCGGTGTCGAAATCGGTCTCACAGATCCTGTTTTCCAaaagaagttcaaggagaaACACGGCTATGATATCACCGATGCAGCGAGTGGAGTTTATCAGGCGGCTCAGGGCGGATCCGCAGGGGCTAGTCTCGGTGACGCGGCAAGAGAGTGGGCCAAGATCGTATTCCCAGGCCATTCCCATTCCTGGGAGGACGTTGAATTTCTCAAGAAGCACTGGGACGGGCCTATTGTTCTCAAAGGAATACAGAGTGTtcacgatgccaagaagtgtgttgaggttggtgttCAGGGAATCGTGGTGAGCAACCATGGTGGACGTCAACAAGATGGTGGAGCAAGCAGTCTGGGTATGCTGCCACGAATCGTTGATGCTGTTGGGGATAAGCTTGATATTTTCTTTGATAGTGGTATCAGATGCGGTGCTGATATCATGAAGGCTATTGCGCTGGGAGCGAAGTGTGTTCTTGTTGGGAGGCCTTATGCTTATGGTTTGGCGCtgggtggtgaggatggtgtgAGGCATGTCCTGAGAGCACTGTGTGGTGATTTGACCATGAACATGCATTTGGCTGGACTGAGGGATATTGGTGAGGTAAATCGGGATATCTTGGTAAAGGAGAGTGATCTTGTGTAA